A stretch of Cyanobacteria bacterium QS_8_64_29 DNA encodes these proteins:
- the chlP gene encoding geranylgeranyl reductase has protein sequence MALRVAVVGGGPAGASAAETLAEAGIETYLIERKLDHAKPCGGAFPLCMVDEFDLPPEIIDRRVRKMKMISPSNTEVDIQLERDNEYIAMCRREVLDGFMRDRAAEKGAQVINGTVQKIELPQSRREPHAIHYADHSDGSAVGQSQTLHADVVIGADGANSRVAKAINAGDYNYAIAFQERVRLTDEQMAHYEDRAEMYVGDDVSPDFYAWVFPKYDHVGIGTGTMKANKANIKKLQAGIRERCAHRTSGGEVIKIEAHPIPEHPRPRRALGRVALVGDAAGTVTKSSGEGIYFAAKSARMCAETIVERSQNGRYVPTEDDLKLYLQRWDQKYGMTYRVMDLLQRVFYRSDATREAFVEMCADKDVQKMTFDSYLYKTVAPANPLTQMKVTAKTLGSLMRGNALAP, from the coding sequence GTGGCGCTAAGGGTTGCCGTTGTGGGAGGCGGACCGGCGGGTGCCTCCGCAGCCGAGACACTGGCTGAGGCCGGCATTGAGACCTATCTTATCGAGCGCAAGCTCGACCACGCCAAGCCCTGCGGTGGGGCATTTCCGCTCTGCATGGTGGACGAGTTCGATCTGCCGCCCGAAATTATCGATCGGCGGGTGCGCAAGATGAAAATGATCTCGCCCTCCAATACCGAGGTGGACATCCAGCTGGAGCGGGATAACGAGTACATCGCCATGTGCCGCCGCGAGGTGCTGGATGGCTTCATGCGTGATCGCGCCGCCGAAAAGGGCGCCCAGGTCATCAACGGCACGGTGCAAAAAATCGAGCTACCCCAAAGCCGGCGCGAGCCCCACGCCATCCACTACGCCGACCATAGCGACGGCAGCGCGGTGGGTCAGTCGCAGACGCTGCACGCCGATGTTGTCATTGGAGCCGATGGCGCCAACTCCCGCGTGGCCAAGGCCATCAATGCCGGCGACTACAACTACGCCATCGCCTTTCAGGAGCGCGTGCGCCTCACCGACGAGCAAATGGCGCACTATGAAGACCGGGCCGAGATGTACGTCGGCGATGATGTCTCGCCCGATTTCTACGCCTGGGTCTTTCCCAAATACGACCACGTGGGCATTGGCACCGGCACCATGAAGGCCAACAAGGCCAACATCAAAAAGCTGCAAGCCGGCATCCGCGAGCGCTGCGCCCACCGCACCTCGGGGGGTGAGGTCATCAAGATTGAAGCCCATCCCATCCCCGAGCACCCACGGCCGCGGCGCGCGCTGGGGCGCGTGGCCCTAGTGGGCGATGCCGCCGGTACTGTGACCAAATCCTCGGGCGAGGGCATTTACTTTGCGGCCAAATCGGCCCGCATGTGCGCCGAGACCATCGTCGAGCGCTCGCAAAACGGGCGCTATGTCCCCACCGAAGACGATCTCAAGCTCTACCTCCAGCGCTGGGACCAAAAGTACGGCATGACCTACCGGGTCATGGACCTCCTGCAGCGGGTATTCTACCGCTCCGACGCCACGCGCGAGGCCTTTGTCGAGATGTGCGCTGACAAAGACGTGCAGAAAATGACCTTCGATAGCTACCTCTACAAGACCGTGGCGCCGGCCAACCCGCTGACGCAGATGAAGGTCACCGCCAAGACCCTGGGCAGCCTCATGCGGGGGAACGCGCTAGCCCCCTAG
- a CDS encoding tRNA 2-thiouridine(34) synthase MnmA, translating to MADRILVGLSGGVDSSVTAATLQQQGYDVTGVSLWLMQGGGQCCSEGIVDAAAICEQLGIAHHVVDTRELFREHVIDPLVSGYSTGITPLPCAQCNRSVKFGPMLRYAREVLGIERIATGHYARIRYDAGRDRYQLLRAVDQHKDQSYFLYGLPQEQLAAIAFPLGEQTKGQTRQIAAQLGLRTADKPDSQDLCVADSYGSMQEFLDEYIAPVEGDIVDTAGNVLGKHQGVHHFTIGQRRGLGIAAGERLYVTALDASANQVVVGNRQHATSTECTASGFNWISMPEPSAPLRAQVQVRSRMAPAPVTAVPLGEGRMRLLFDEPEFSITPGQAAVLYDGDCLLGGGTIERSPPSAGG from the coding sequence ATGGCAGACCGCATCCTCGTGGGCTTATCGGGCGGGGTCGATAGTTCGGTAACCGCCGCCACGTTGCAGCAGCAAGGCTACGACGTCACCGGCGTCTCGCTCTGGTTGATGCAGGGTGGGGGCCAGTGCTGCTCGGAAGGCATTGTGGATGCCGCCGCCATCTGCGAGCAGCTGGGCATTGCCCACCACGTGGTCGATACGCGCGAGCTGTTTCGCGAGCATGTCATCGACCCGCTCGTGAGCGGCTACAGCACCGGCATCACGCCGCTGCCCTGCGCCCAGTGCAACCGCTCGGTCAAATTCGGCCCCATGCTGCGCTATGCGCGCGAGGTGCTGGGCATCGAGCGCATCGCCACCGGGCATTACGCCCGCATCCGCTACGACGCCGGGCGTGATCGCTACCAACTGCTGCGCGCAGTGGACCAGCACAAAGATCAGTCCTACTTTCTGTACGGCCTGCCGCAAGAGCAGCTAGCCGCCATTGCGTTCCCGCTGGGGGAGCAAACTAAAGGCCAAACGCGCCAAATCGCGGCCCAGCTAGGGCTCAGAACGGCCGATAAGCCCGACAGCCAGGATTTGTGCGTTGCCGACAGTTACGGCTCGATGCAGGAATTTCTGGATGAGTACATTGCCCCGGTTGAGGGCGACATTGTCGATACCGCGGGCAACGTCCTGGGCAAGCACCAAGGCGTGCACCACTTCACCATCGGCCAGCGGCGCGGGTTAGGCATTGCGGCTGGCGAGCGCCTCTACGTCACGGCCCTGGATGCGAGCGCCAACCAGGTCGTCGTTGGCAACCGCCAGCACGCCACCAGCACTGAATGCACAGCCAGCGGTTTCAACTGGATCTCAATGCCCGAACCGAGCGCGCCGCTGCGAGCGCAAGTGCAGGTGCGCTCGCGCATGGCACCAGCGCCGGTCACGGCCGTGCCGTTAGGGGAAGGCCGGATGCGGCTGCTGTTTGACGAGCCCGAGTTCAGCATTACGCCGGGGCAAGCAGCCGTCCTCTACGACGGCGATTGCCTGCTGGGCGGGGGCACCATCGAGCGCTCGCCGCCATCGGCAGGCGGGTAG
- a CDS encoding modification methylase, with amino-acid sequence MPTYQSAKPFLKWAGGKGQLLAYIDRRLPAELANGAIARYVEPFVGSGAVFLHVAQHYPVAEFFLADRSAELALAYTAVREAVEPLIERLAQIQAHYERLAEPERRTYFYQVRAAFNRASPTSADRIERAAQLIFLNRTCFNGLFRVNARGEFNVPFGRYARPRICDAANLRAVAQLLQRARIGWGDFTHCEPAIDGQTLVYLDPPYRPIGKTARFNAYAPAAFDDAEQLRLRDWFARLDAKGAKLLLSNADPRNADPDDAFFDAAYRGYWIERVAATRAINSKPDRRGAINELLIANYPPADGGERSMVPPPSRQSPS; translated from the coding sequence ATGCCAACCTACCAGTCAGCCAAGCCCTTTTTGAAGTGGGCGGGCGGTAAGGGCCAGTTGCTGGCCTACATTGACCGGCGCTTGCCGGCCGAGCTCGCCAACGGCGCGATCGCGCGCTACGTCGAGCCGTTTGTGGGCAGCGGGGCCGTTTTTTTGCACGTCGCCCAGCACTATCCTGTTGCCGAGTTTTTCCTCGCCGATCGCAGCGCCGAGCTAGCGCTGGCCTACACGGCCGTCCGGGAGGCTGTCGAGCCGCTTATCGAGCGCCTCGCCCAGATTCAGGCACACTACGAGCGCCTCGCCGAGCCCGAGCGCCGGACCTATTTTTACCAAGTGCGCGCCGCTTTTAACCGCGCCTCGCCCACCAGCGCTGATCGCATCGAGCGCGCCGCGCAGCTGATCTTTCTCAACCGCACCTGCTTTAACGGCCTCTTTCGCGTCAACGCTCGCGGCGAGTTCAACGTCCCCTTCGGGCGCTACGCCCGCCCCCGCATCTGCGATGCGGCCAACCTGCGGGCCGTTGCCCAACTGCTGCAGCGCGCGCGGATCGGGTGGGGCGACTTTACCCACTGCGAACCTGCCATTGACGGGCAGACGCTGGTCTATCTCGACCCGCCCTACCGCCCCATCGGCAAAACCGCCCGCTTCAATGCCTATGCCCCGGCCGCCTTCGACGATGCCGAACAGCTGCGGCTGCGCGATTGGTTCGCCCGCCTAGATGCCAAGGGGGCCAAGCTGCTGCTGAGCAATGCCGATCCGCGCAACGCCGACCCCGACGATGCGTTTTTCGATGCGGCTTATCGGGGCTACTGGATCGAGCGCGTCGCGGCGACGCGCGCCATCAACAGCAAGCCCGACCGCCGCGGGGCCATCAACGAGCTGCTGATTGCCAACTACCCGCCTGCCGATGGCGGCGAGCGCTCGATGGTGCCCCCGCCCAGCAGGCAATCGCCGTCGTAG
- a CDS encoding ABC transporter substrate-binding protein, producing MPARPLRWQPLLLAALASLMLVLGSCSDSRAPREGELALRLWHGINPPANREVFERLVERFNRRQPDLRVEPRYLGQPSDQLPKILTAIVGEATPDLLWFAPQITGQLVALGAIRPLDEWLARTGLRERIEPALLESMQLDGRSWSVPLGTNNAAIFYRPSLFEQAGIEQPPQTWAELRQVARRLTRDRDGDGTPEQYGLLLSLGQNEWTVFAWLPFVYAAGGELVDADGEPQLVDPGTAEALQFGVDLVAQDWATLSPPNRGFLLEGFLTGRAAMQVTGPWTLRQLRQSDVDYDAFPFPARQQQAAVVGGENLFAFQSTPERERAALRFLEFVLSDEFQIEWARETGYLPVTTTARQSEAYREVVRENPVLNIFLQQMGWARSRPIRAGYARISKHFGRAIEASLLGQAEPGEALADAQAHLELMLDPAGRD from the coding sequence ATGCCAGCCCGCCCCCTGCGCTGGCAGCCCTTGCTGCTAGCCGCCCTTGCGAGCCTGATGCTGGTGCTGGGTAGTTGCAGCGACAGCCGCGCCCCTCGCGAGGGCGAGCTCGCGCTGCGGCTGTGGCACGGCATCAACCCGCCGGCCAATCGCGAAGTGTTCGAGCGGTTGGTCGAGCGCTTCAACCGGCGGCAGCCCGACCTCCGCGTTGAGCCGCGCTATCTGGGCCAGCCCAGCGACCAGCTGCCCAAAATCCTGACTGCCATTGTGGGCGAGGCTACCCCCGATTTGCTGTGGTTCGCGCCGCAAATCACGGGGCAGCTGGTGGCGCTCGGGGCCATTCGGCCTCTGGACGAGTGGCTAGCGCGGACTGGGCTGCGCGAGCGCATCGAGCCTGCCCTGCTGGAGTCCATGCAACTGGACGGCCGCAGCTGGTCTGTGCCGTTGGGCACCAACAATGCGGCGATTTTCTATCGCCCCAGCTTGTTCGAGCAGGCCGGGATCGAGCAGCCACCCCAAACCTGGGCGGAGCTGCGCCAGGTGGCCCGCCGGCTCACCCGCGATCGCGACGGCGATGGTACCCCAGAGCAGTACGGCCTGTTGCTGTCGCTGGGCCAAAACGAGTGGACCGTGTTTGCCTGGTTGCCGTTTGTCTACGCAGCGGGCGGCGAGCTGGTGGATGCCGACGGCGAGCCGCAACTGGTCGACCCGGGAACTGCCGAGGCCCTGCAGTTCGGGGTCGATTTGGTGGCGCAGGACTGGGCGACCCTCTCGCCGCCCAACCGGGGCTTTTTGTTGGAAGGTTTCCTCACCGGCCGGGCCGCCATGCAGGTAACCGGGCCGTGGACACTGCGGCAGTTGCGCCAGAGCGATGTTGATTACGATGCTTTCCCCTTTCCGGCTCGCCAACAGCAGGCAGCTGTAGTGGGGGGCGAGAACCTGTTTGCTTTCCAAAGCACCCCCGAGCGCGAGCGAGCGGCCCTGCGCTTTTTAGAATTTGTCCTTAGCGATGAATTTCAAATCGAGTGGGCCCGCGAGACGGGCTATTTGCCCGTTACTACCACTGCCCGGCAGAGCGAGGCTTACCGCGAGGTGGTTCGCGAGAACCCGGTTCTGAACATTTTTCTGCAGCAAATGGGCTGGGCGCGATCGCGGCCCATTCGCGCTGGCTACGCGCGCATCTCCAAGCATTTTGGGCGCGCGATCGAAGCCTCGCTGCTGGGCCAGGCCGAGCCCGGTGAGGCGCTGGCGGACGCTCAGGCCCATTTGGAGCTCATGCTCGATCCGGCGGGCCGCGATTAG